The genomic segment AAGCCCGCTCGTGAATGTTCTGCGCGGACGCTTCCGACCAGAGGAAGACCAGTCGATCCGCGTCCGGGTACGGCAGGGGGCGCAACAGCGCCGCATTGACCACGCTAAAAATGGTGATGTTCGCGCCAATGCCTAAGGCTAAAGTGAGCACGGCAATGATCGTAAAGCCGGGATGTGTGATCAGCATTCGTATGCCGAGTCGCAAATCTTGAACCATTTCGTCCTCCCATCTGCGCGGTTGCAGCCAGAGCGCATCCCAAAACGCGCTGGTGCTGCGCCAGAGCAAATCCAGTTTGGTTTTCGTCGTGAGTTTGTCCCACTCCGCCAGCAGTTCTTCGCGGTGGCGCAACTCCGCTTCCCATTCCTGCCGCCAATCCGTGCGAAACCGGCGCGGGACGATCAGGCCGACGAAGCGGATCAGCCAGAGCCAGAAACGAAATCGCGGTTGGGATGAATCAGGCGATAACTTCATTCGTGTCGGAGCGCAGTCAGCGGATCAACTTTTGTCGCTCGGCGCGCGGGCAGGTAACAAGCCATCCAGGCGATGCCGACCAGTAATAATGTGACGCTCAGGAATGTTGCGGGGTCGGTTGCCTTGATTCCAAAAAGCAGGCCGGCCATCAATTGCGTCAACGCAAATGCACCCGCCAATCCAATCAGCCCGCCGACGAACACCAGCCGCATGCCTTGTCGTATGACCAGGCTGCGCACATCGCTTGGCCCAGCGCCCAACGCCAGACGAATGCCGATCTCGTGTGTTCGTTGCGCCACCGTGTAAGAGATCACGCCGTAAATTCCGATGGCTGACAGCGCCAACGCCAGCACAGCAAAAACACCCAGCAGCAACATATTGAAGCGGCGCGGCGCGACAGACGTGGCAATCACTTCCTCCATTCGTTGAATTCGGGAAAGTGGCTGTTCCCGGTCAACAGCCCAAATTTCGCTCTTGACCGCAGCGATTACGCCTGCCGGATCGCCATTTGTGCGGACGACCAGATTATTGAAAATACCCGGGAATTGCGGATACGGCCAATAAATCATGGGCCGCGTATCGGAATCCAATCCGTCGGCTTTGACATCGCCAACCACGCCGATAATTTCGCCGGTCAGCGGCGGCCCCCAATCTTTCATTGTCACGCGTTGTCCCAGCGGGTTTTCGCCGGGCCAGTGACGGCGCGCCAGTTCTTCGTTGATGATCATTGCGCGCGGCGCTTCGGCAGAGTCTCCTTCAGTGAAGGTACGACCGGAGCGCAGCGGAATGCTCATGGTGCGGAAGTAGTTGGCGTCAACGATACGAATGTCTGCGATAGGAGCTTGATTGTCGGGAATGGGGGGACGGTCTTCGACAACGAAATCCGTCGCCGGCCCGCCATTAAACGGCAATGAAGAGATCAGGCCTGCAGAGCGCACGCCCGGCACGGCTGAGACGCGTTCGAGCATTTGTTTCAAGACGGCAGTTTGTTGTGTGCTGTCGGGGTATTTGGAAAAAGGTAAGTTGAGATTGATCGCCAGAACATTGGTTGGATCAAAGCCGCGATTGACCTGCATCAATCGCATGAAGCTGTTGATCAAAAGACCAGCGCCGATCAACAGCGCCAGTGCAAGCGCGACTTCAGCGACGACCAGCGATTGTCGCAACCAGTTCCGCCTGACGCTGGTGGAACCGCGCCCGCCTTCTTTGAGCGTTTCGTAAAGCCCGTGTTTGGGCAATTGTAGTGCTGGGGCGAGTCCGAACAGCACACCTGTCACCATGGAAATCAGAAACGAGAATCCCAGCACGCGCCAGTCAATGCTGACTTCGTTGATGCGCGGATAATTGGATGGATCAAGTTGCGAAACCAATTTGATCCCCCACACCGACAGCAACAATCCTGCTGCGCCGCCCAAGCTGGCCAGCAGCATGCCTTCGGTCAGCAACTGCCGCGTCAAACGCAAACGCCCAGCGCCCAGAGCCGCACGAATTGCCATTTCTTTTTCGCGCGATGCCGAACGCGCCAGCAACAAGTTGGCAACATTGGCGCAGGCAATCAACAGCAATGACCCAACGGCGCATAAAAACACGATCAACGTTTGACGCAGCGGCGCGACCAGGCGGGTTTGCAACCCGATTGCATTCAGCGCCATATCAGGATCCACCCCCGAATTTTCCCGTTCGATGCGATTGGCAATCATGCTTAATTCGGATTGGGCTTGTTCAATTTTGGAATCCGGTTTGAGGCGTGCGATCACGCCCAACAAATGCGAGCGGCGGTTGGAACTCAAACTTCCGGTCGGAACCAACGGCGTCCATAAATCATATTGCCCAGCGAACAAATAACTGGAGCGAAATCCCGGCGGCATCACGCCAATCACCGTGGCGTTGCTGCTGCCGACTTTGATCGTTTTTCCAATCAAATTGGGATCAGCGCCGTAACGACGCTGCCAGAGCTGATAACTCAAGATCGCGACATTGCTTCGATCTGGCAAATCTTCTTCGGGCAGAAACGTTCGCCCCAAAACCGGTGTGATTCCCAATGCGGAAAAGTAATTTGCCGTGACGGATTGGACGTTCACTTGTTCGGGTTCAGCGCCATCCGTCAAATTCGCCGTGCCGAAGCGGGAAGCAGCGACGTGTTCGATTGCGCCCGTCTGCGACCTGAGATCGAGAAACGTCGCATAGCTGAGATTCAAAGGCCTGGTTGC from the Acidobacteriota bacterium genome contains:
- a CDS encoding ABC transporter permease, translating into MRARFKRQFPKPYLWLIRFVGLIVPRRLRADWRQEWEAELRHREALLADWDKLNWQSKLNLFWRSTSAFWDALWLQPQRWEEEMFQDLRIGLRLLRSHPGFTFVAVLALGLGIGATTLIFSVVNAVLLRPLPFPQSDRIVRIEERHGQATRPLNLSYATFLDLRSQTGAIEHVAASRFGTANLTDGAEPEQVNVQSVTANYFSALGITPVLGRTFLPEEDLPDRSNVAILSYQLWQRRYGADPNLIGKTIKVGSSNATVIGVMPPGFRSSYLFAGQYDLWTPLVPTGSLSSNRRSHLLGVIARLKPDSKIEQAQSELSMIANRIERENSGVDPDMALNAIGLQTRLVAPLRQTLIVFLCAVGSLLLIACANVANLLLARSASREKEMAIRAALGAGRLRLTRQLLTEGMLLASLGGAAGLLLSVWGIKLVSQLDPSNYPRINEVSIDWRVLGFSFLISMVTGVLFGLAPALQLPKHGLYETLKEGGRGSTSVRRNWLRQSLVVAEVALALALLIGAGLLINSFMRLMQVNRGFDPTNVLAINLNLPFSKYPDSTQQTAVLKQMLERVSAVPGVRSAGLISSLPFNGGPATDFVVEDRPPIPDNQAPIADIRIVDANYFRTMSIPLRSGRTFTEGDSAEAPRAMIINEELARRHWPGENPLGQRVTMKDWGPPLTGEIIGVVGDVKADGLDSDTRPMIYWPYPQFPGIFNNLVVRTNGDPAGVIAAVKSEIWAVDREQPLSRIQRMEEVIATSVAPRRFNMLLLGVFAVLALALSAIGIYGVISYTVAQRTHEIGIRLALGAGPSDVRSLVIRQGMRLVFVGGLIGLAGAFALTQLMAGLLFGIKATDPATFLSVTLLLVGIAWMACYLPARRATKVDPLTALRHE